Proteins found in one Gimesia chilikensis genomic segment:
- a CDS encoding protein kinase domain-containing protein, with product MVNSNPSECPNLATLSDYNLGKLDFNEIDSLSRHFSRCSACRAQLELLDEETDELINSLKVPPLSIGHISLEHEIGAGGMGRVFKGYDTRLIRPVAVKIINSEKQKNWKNLSERFEREVKLLARVESPYVVKALFAGEENGFTYFVQEYVDGQNLTQRMQELGSSIPSRACASLIFQVASGLTAVHQLGIVHRDIHPGNILVNTKGYVQIADFGLAFQPERNLPDDELTSLRQGFGQIHYVAPEQWNSARNATDKSDIYSLGCVWFFLLTGHPLNRDPKTLEIINQPSQFQQVNRVDRKLLKSMLERDPQLRPSAREVTAALHHRLGNVESLEYILHQKSLKREKGWKWYGAFFSLAMLILIGFLLLLPAPATEEAAPNQTDNQAPAAPVVPESRQADFVLRFDGVDDFIETPFIYDSGEPITFEAWLTPDCEERPRNMEIVSNAETAGFLLRLRDGTMPEFLFHDGIYYAPHKYSQQIGCGKKVHLAAVYDGISIGMYVNGKKQGLNYPVRRRHRHSPIPIHLGANPDPALIGRPVAEKKACFAGLLHQCRFSQGAIYLDDFSPEKELTSNDSTLLLYHMKANTGNIVPDLSGNGRDGKIVGATWEEFDPAKSPEKNNEFKWPVEKPDPVLVHDSPERIRELQQAWADHLQLPPQVNIPLGNGASIDLELIPPGEFMMGTLDETLKNTAASTQQQELKYKVLTADLPQRLARITVPFYISRTEITRKQFRQFVDHARYRTDAERDGRGGTDFKAAGSDPQITWASDLKGALGDDHPVANLSWYDARNFCSWLSRQNPAFNFDLPAESQWEYACRAGTTTPWFPADTEQLSLYAWTDTTRPQPCGQLQPNAFGLYDMHGNVAEWCRDYFSNEESFSNPVNNPSGPHTGTHRMLRGGSAIQSAESCRAAYREGRLPVTRDALTGFRICATPNLSTQGLERLDRFSLHFNGVDDSVEAVYDYRRPTDPLTIECWADISAESMNDQFSSAVIFDLHSHLRAMYCVLRNHRVHVYYHEGAWTWHAFSAEISPGQHHIAGVFDGTSLNVFVDGQVPEKVRKEQSPQEARYLRSLLRIGTGSVIEDAQHRGFQGNISQLRISEETIYDSAFEPPPLLTQHASTVTLYRFEQGSGNLLHDLSGMHNHGSIMGADWSTAPEVDPQLTERGIQFDGTGWLESKLPDQFDGALTIEAWLSPEPSRKLTHQSVFQWGSLSLKYHVNQGEYWTWSLLDPRSQEIPVSSTSSRDVATSRPVHVACQWDGSNWRLFINGLPCNTQKMRSIKYPRVRNIVKDCLLKPLWIGGTPAGETGTSRGFEGRLHALRVSKTERYSNPFTPADQLPLDEQTLLLYRFDQETGKTIPDASPHHADGKLNGATRIKN from the coding sequence GTGGTTAACTCCAATCCCTCCGAATGCCCCAATCTGGCGACGCTTTCAGACTATAACCTGGGCAAACTCGATTTTAACGAGATTGATTCCCTTTCCCGGCATTTCAGCAGGTGCAGTGCCTGCCGCGCGCAACTTGAACTGCTGGATGAAGAAACCGACGAACTGATCAACAGTCTCAAGGTCCCCCCGCTGTCCATTGGTCACATTTCGCTGGAACATGAAATCGGCGCAGGGGGCATGGGACGCGTTTTCAAAGGCTATGACACCCGCCTGATTCGCCCGGTCGCCGTCAAAATCATTAACTCGGAAAAGCAGAAAAACTGGAAGAACCTCTCGGAGCGATTTGAGCGTGAGGTCAAACTGCTCGCACGTGTCGAATCCCCCTACGTGGTCAAGGCGCTCTTTGCAGGTGAGGAAAACGGCTTCACCTATTTCGTACAGGAATACGTGGATGGCCAGAATCTGACGCAGCGGATGCAGGAACTCGGGTCCTCAATTCCCTCACGGGCCTGTGCCAGTCTGATCTTTCAAGTCGCTTCGGGACTGACTGCCGTTCATCAGCTGGGCATTGTCCATCGCGACATTCACCCGGGAAACATCCTGGTGAATACAAAAGGTTACGTTCAGATCGCAGATTTCGGTCTGGCCTTTCAGCCGGAAAGAAATCTGCCAGACGACGAACTGACTTCACTCAGACAGGGCTTCGGACAAATCCATTACGTTGCGCCTGAACAATGGAATTCCGCCCGCAACGCCACCGACAAATCGGACATCTACTCCCTGGGCTGCGTCTGGTTTTTTCTGCTGACAGGCCATCCCCTGAACCGGGATCCCAAAACCCTGGAGATCATCAATCAACCCAGCCAGTTTCAGCAGGTCAACCGGGTCGATCGAAAACTGCTGAAGTCGATGCTGGAACGCGATCCGCAACTCAGGCCCTCCGCCCGGGAAGTCACCGCCGCCCTGCATCATCGATTGGGCAATGTGGAGTCTCTGGAATACATACTGCATCAAAAGTCTCTCAAACGTGAGAAAGGCTGGAAATGGTATGGTGCTTTTTTCTCACTGGCCATGCTGATTCTGATAGGCTTTCTACTCCTGCTGCCTGCCCCGGCCACAGAAGAGGCCGCCCCCAATCAGACCGACAACCAGGCGCCCGCAGCACCTGTCGTGCCTGAATCTCGTCAGGCTGATTTTGTGCTCCGCTTCGACGGAGTCGATGATTTTATCGAAACTCCGTTTATCTATGACAGTGGCGAACCGATTACCTTCGAGGCCTGGCTGACTCCGGACTGTGAAGAACGCCCGCGGAATATGGAAATCGTTTCCAATGCGGAGACGGCCGGTTTTCTGTTGCGGTTGAGAGACGGAACCATGCCTGAGTTCCTGTTTCACGATGGCATTTATTACGCCCCGCATAAGTATTCGCAACAGATCGGTTGTGGCAAAAAGGTCCACCTGGCTGCCGTATATGACGGCATCAGTATCGGCATGTATGTGAATGGCAAGAAACAGGGATTGAACTACCCGGTCCGTCGCCGACATCGCCATTCTCCCATTCCCATCCATCTGGGTGCCAACCCAGACCCCGCGCTGATCGGCCGTCCCGTGGCTGAGAAAAAAGCCTGTTTCGCCGGACTGTTGCATCAGTGCCGGTTCTCCCAGGGAGCCATCTACCTGGACGATTTCTCCCCGGAAAAAGAACTGACGTCCAACGACTCAACACTTCTGCTGTATCATATGAAAGCCAATACCGGAAATATCGTTCCCGATCTAAGTGGCAATGGTCGCGATGGAAAAATCGTGGGCGCCACCTGGGAAGAATTTGATCCTGCTAAAAGTCCCGAGAAAAACAACGAATTCAAATGGCCGGTCGAAAAGCCCGACCCCGTGCTGGTCCATGATTCGCCCGAGCGAATCCGCGAACTGCAACAGGCCTGGGCCGATCATCTCCAGTTGCCTCCGCAAGTGAATATTCCTTTGGGCAACGGCGCGTCGATCGATCTTGAACTGATTCCTCCCGGCGAATTCATGATGGGCACGCTGGATGAAACGCTGAAAAACACCGCAGCTTCAACCCAACAGCAGGAACTCAAATACAAAGTCCTGACAGCAGATTTACCTCAACGCCTGGCACGCATCACCGTCCCCTTCTATATCAGCCGTACCGAAATCACCCGGAAGCAGTTCCGACAGTTTGTCGATCATGCCCGCTACCGGACCGACGCCGAACGCGACGGGCGAGGAGGCACCGACTTCAAAGCAGCCGGGTCTGATCCGCAGATCACCTGGGCCAGTGATCTCAAGGGTGCCCTGGGGGACGATCATCCGGTCGCCAACCTTAGCTGGTATGATGCACGCAACTTCTGCAGCTGGCTGTCTCGACAGAATCCCGCCTTCAACTTTGATCTCCCGGCTGAGTCACAATGGGAATACGCCTGTCGTGCGGGCACCACCACACCGTGGTTCCCGGCTGATACGGAACAGCTTTCCCTGTATGCCTGGACCGACACGACACGGCCCCAGCCCTGTGGTCAACTGCAGCCGAATGCCTTCGGACTCTACGACATGCACGGCAATGTCGCCGAGTGGTGCCGCGACTATTTCTCAAACGAAGAAAGCTTCTCGAACCCGGTCAATAATCCCTCGGGGCCACACACCGGAACCCACCGCATGCTGCGGGGCGGATCGGCAATTCAGTCTGCCGAATCCTGTCGCGCTGCTTACCGCGAAGGCCGCCTGCCGGTCACTCGTGACGCGTTAACCGGTTTCCGGATCTGTGCCACTCCCAACCTGTCTACACAGGGGCTGGAACGTCTCGACCGGTTCTCCCTGCACTTCAATGGCGTTGATGACTCGGTCGAAGCCGTCTATGACTATCGCCGTCCCACTGATCCTCTAACGATCGAATGCTGGGCCGATATCTCTGCAGAAAGTATGAACGACCAGTTCTCTTCGGCCGTCATCTTTGACCTGCATTCGCATCTCCGCGCCATGTACTGCGTACTCAGAAATCATCGCGTGCATGTCTACTACCACGAAGGTGCCTGGACCTGGCACGCTTTCTCAGCGGAGATTTCTCCCGGCCAGCACCATATCGCCGGTGTCTTTGATGGCACTTCACTCAACGTCTTTGTAGACGGACAGGTGCCGGAAAAAGTGCGGAAAGAGCAGTCCCCCCAGGAAGCGCGCTATCTCCGTTCGCTGCTACGCATCGGTACCGGCTCTGTGATTGAAGATGCACAGCACCGCGGATTCCAGGGCAATATCTCCCAGTTGCGTATCAGTGAAGAAACGATTTACGACTCCGCCTTTGAACCGCCACCGCTGCTCACCCAGCATGCATCGACCGTCACCCTGTACCGCTTTGAACAGGGCAGCGGCAACCTGCTCCACGATTTGAGCGGCATGCATAATCACGGCAGCATCATGGGGGCCGACTGGTCAACCGCGCCTGAAGTGGACCCGCAGCTGACCGAACGTGGCATCCAGTTCGATGGCACCGGCTGGCTCGAATCGAAGCTTCCCGATCAGTTTGACGGCGCATTGACCATCGAAGCCTGGCTCTCTCCGGAACCCAGCAGGAAACTGACACATCAGAGTGTCTTTCAATGGGGCTCACTCAGTCTGAAATACCATGTGAACCAGGGAGAATACTGGACCTGGTCGCTGCTGGATCCGCGGTCTCAGGAAATTCCGGTCTCGTCGACCTCCAGTCGCGATGTTGCCACCAGTCGCCCCGTGCATGTGGCCTGTCAGTGGGACGGTTCGAACTGGCGACTCTTCATCAATGGTCTCCCCTGTAATACACAGAAAATGCGGAGCATCAAATATCCACGGGTCAGGAACATCGTGAAAGACTGTTTGTTGAAACCACTATGGATCGGCGGCACACCAGCTGGAGAAACCGGCACTTCCCGTGGCTTCGAAGGCCGCCTGCATGCTCTGCGCGTTTCCAAGACGGAACGCTACAGCAATCCCTTCACACCAGCCGACCAGTTACCCCTCGACGAGCAGACACTTCTCCTGTATCGCTTCGATCAGGAAACGGGAAAAACCATCCCCGATGCCAGCCCGCACCACGCGGATGGCAAATTGAACGGCGCCACTCGGATTAAGAACTAG
- a CDS encoding RNA polymerase sigma factor, producing MNLESISTTLIYHASQGDPESRNRLMKLSEWVLFRIASRVLDNRQDVEDAVQETLTVVVKVMDEQDLRLEHGRQSFIRLLKTCLRNVAANQIRKKQVAPIGGSDNLNQIHNLIDDNIETVEEKRDIAEGLIQLAGLTENEKQVLSLYFLAGKLPREIAEETGLTSANVRQIQSRALRKIRDFLGES from the coding sequence ATGAATCTGGAATCCATCTCGACCACACTCATTTATCATGCCTCTCAGGGAGATCCGGAATCCCGCAACAGGTTGATGAAACTCTCTGAATGGGTTCTGTTCCGCATTGCCAGCCGCGTTCTGGATAACAGACAGGATGTAGAAGATGCGGTTCAGGAGACACTGACCGTCGTCGTGAAGGTGATGGACGAACAGGACCTTCGCCTGGAACACGGTCGGCAGAGCTTCATCCGGTTGCTGAAAACCTGCCTGCGGAATGTCGCAGCGAATCAGATTCGTAAAAAACAGGTCGCCCCCATTGGTGGCTCTGATAACCTCAACCAGATTCACAACCTGATCGATGACAACATCGAAACCGTTGAGGAGAAACGGGATATCGCCGAAGGGCTGATTCAGCTGGCCGGGCTGACCGAAAATGAAAAACAGGTACTGAGCCTGTATTTTCTCGCAGGGAAGCTCCCCCGGGAAATCGCCGAGGAGACAGGCCTGACGTCAGCAAATGTCCGTCAGATCCAGTCCCGGGCACTCCGCAAAATTCGTGATTTTCTGGGGGAATCCTGA
- a CDS encoding DUF4339 domain-containing protein, whose translation MTIEWFCKRDAEEQGPYTFRELVDMIREEKLTPDTEVRPHYLDDWQRADSVVGLYYMARKDPEPDPVATETDSEVSAELADAEDLDTFLAGPDETEADPQADQPGWLRRLLSLRNSKIPPVPVNTDYAGSRSTAETASVDSDAETDQIDSTDSPLDETDEEADTGAYSDETWSTTVRAAVERVDARAPKQQEEEAPRQIVPAVSLSFLSSPRFKLALFVVAVILCLSAGTAGMVSWLGKGQFYFPFVGPVSPLLFAAYTAGGLLMIAVLSPLLLIISTSFLRWAFKVGTALAASGIVAYYLLNWNKQQSLVFPSQKDAEAKLIFPLIGECSAFSYWMYFADAVIIVAVLTYIAAWLLESRADEL comes from the coding sequence ATGACAATTGAATGGTTTTGCAAACGGGACGCGGAAGAACAGGGCCCCTACACGTTTCGGGAACTGGTCGACATGATCCGCGAGGAAAAACTCACTCCGGACACCGAGGTCCGTCCGCATTATCTGGACGACTGGCAGCGGGCAGACTCTGTCGTGGGCCTGTACTACATGGCTCGCAAAGATCCGGAACCCGATCCGGTCGCCACTGAAACAGACTCTGAAGTCTCCGCTGAACTTGCCGACGCCGAGGATCTGGATACATTTCTGGCGGGTCCGGATGAAACCGAAGCCGATCCCCAGGCGGACCAGCCTGGCTGGTTGCGACGGCTGCTCTCGTTAAGAAACAGTAAGATTCCCCCGGTCCCCGTCAATACGGATTACGCAGGCAGTCGGTCCACAGCTGAGACAGCGAGCGTTGACAGCGACGCCGAAACAGATCAGATCGATTCGACGGATTCCCCCCTCGACGAAACCGACGAAGAAGCAGACACCGGCGCCTACTCGGACGAAACCTGGTCGACAACGGTCCGGGCTGCGGTCGAACGGGTCGATGCCCGTGCGCCAAAGCAGCAGGAAGAAGAGGCGCCCCGACAGATCGTCCCGGCGGTCTCTCTCTCATTCCTTTCCAGCCCCAGATTCAAGCTGGCCCTGTTTGTCGTCGCAGTCATCCTCTGTCTGAGTGCGGGAACCGCAGGCATGGTCAGCTGGCTCGGTAAGGGACAATTCTACTTCCCCTTTGTCGGCCCGGTCTCTCCCCTGCTGTTTGCAGCTTATACTGCAGGCGGATTACTGATGATCGCCGTACTTTCGCCGTTGCTGCTGATTATCTCGACGTCCTTCCTCAGGTGGGCCTTCAAAGTCGGCACTGCTCTGGCCGCGTCCGGCATCGTCGCCTATTACCTGCTCAACTGGAACAAGCAGCAGAGCCTGGTTTTCCCCTCTCAAAAAGATGCAGAAGCCAAACTAATCTTTCCCCTGATCGGAGAGTGCTCTGCCTTCTCTTACTGGATGTATTTTGCGGACGCCGTCATTATTGTCGCCGTCCTGACTTACATCGCTGCCTGGCTGCTGGAGTCGCGTGCTGATGAACTATAA
- a CDS encoding DUF1559 family PulG-like putative transporter, translating to MNYKRMQSKSVVPTNAGYTIVELLVATAVISLLIGLTLPAIQTARNSARQAQCLNRMRNLGIALLQNTDTAQRFPACGYFGDGTPATFGQYRSWIVDILPYLDQGNIYNQWDFDLSCKDPVNIPLAGQHIAVLTCPSDHSVIPGKGNLSYVLNGGIGFTAQIGSVHNCPVDARGRRLDLNGNGIICHSSTKDDGAPSDRDLFFYMGLFYNETWKGEVRADRHYTMAGITDGASNTLMISENIRTGYDPKAWTANWSSPSPFLTSFYIGDPCVNGRCTEGNVDYNLANSGSAAINAGLEQPEGRAPFPNSLHTGGVNAGYCDGHFSFLSEKIDGKVYAALASPQGQSLAGTLLEQ from the coding sequence ATGAACTATAAACGAATGCAATCAAAGTCGGTCGTCCCCACGAATGCCGGATATACAATCGTCGAACTGCTGGTCGCCACCGCGGTCATCAGTCTGCTGATCGGACTGACCCTGCCGGCAATCCAGACAGCCCGGAACTCGGCCCGGCAGGCACAATGCCTCAACCGCATGCGAAACCTGGGTATCGCCCTGCTGCAGAATACCGATACGGCCCAGCGGTTCCCCGCCTGTGGCTACTTCGGGGATGGCACTCCCGCCACCTTCGGACAGTATCGCAGCTGGATTGTCGATATCCTCCCCTACCTGGACCAGGGAAACATCTATAACCAGTGGGACTTCGATCTGTCCTGCAAAGATCCAGTCAACATTCCCCTGGCGGGACAACACATTGCCGTCCTGACCTGCCCCTCCGATCACAGCGTGATCCCGGGGAAAGGAAATCTCTCCTACGTCCTGAACGGTGGCATTGGTTTTACGGCTCAGATCGGCAGCGTGCATAACTGTCCTGTCGATGCCCGTGGCAGACGACTCGATCTGAACGGTAACGGCATCATCTGCCATTCTTCGACCAAAGATGACGGAGCCCCTTCCGACCGTGACCTGTTCTTTTACATGGGTCTGTTTTACAACGAAACCTGGAAAGGAGAGGTCCGCGCCGATCGTCATTACACCATGGCGGGCATCACCGACGGTGCTTCGAATACGCTGATGATCTCCGAAAATATTCGGACCGGCTACGATCCCAAAGCCTGGACGGCCAACTGGTCCTCACCCAGTCCGTTCCTGACCAGCTTCTACATCGGCGATCCCTGTGTCAATGGTCGCTGCACTGAAGGCAATGTGGATTACAACCTCGCGAACTCCGGCTCCGCCGCCATCAATGCCGGGCTTGAACAGCCCGAAGGCAGAGCCCCCTTTCCCAATTCGCTGCACACCGGCGGCGTGAATGCGGGCTACTGCGACGGACATTTTTCCTTCCTGTCTGAAAAAATTGACGGCAAAGTCTATGCGGCACTGGCCAGCCCCCAGGGACAGTCCTTAGCGGGTACTCTGCTCGAGCAGTAA
- a CDS encoding EF-hand domain-containing protein: MTLLLKPQSTRPANDAAPNRSNRRRFLPVLILILTSVSPQAHAATPAERYEKIDTSGDGHLTRDEFTAGMPQLKPEQAGQAFTVSDFDRNELLSLEEFQTVTGVTPPGERAAVPDPVAPFVAEAKRKWAAIQQAADADGDGQLSKKEWPTGELKQQLPPLAALKFSIWDKDQNGQVTSSEADLLLDIAYGMKHIDGSPLRAENGWVIYRSYLTRTDKNNDSRISKEEYIPSIRWPEEKVLALFKELDADQSDYLSIPELTKSTTSYIDEVAFFLRSDTDLDGFLSREELLKIGLNSASAVRLNHAFPAFDVDGDGKFSMSEFRLAPIGCFYVTLRMYTQKDLDHDARLSWEEFYTEPAPQLIGLVWELFQRFDRNQSGMLELNEYEFAIDTSKIKPEFAFSAYDKNGDDQLTWQELLPLVAGLKPELAKRNFHVVDFNGNGTLSLAEYQALPSLFPGRDRGSVPDPFAELAQGAHLTWRSIQSKADVNSDGRLSPAEWPRAALKELLPPLAEIKFQNWDTNRNGTVSPEEAALMIDVAYGIRHVDGFPLRAANGLVLYRFYIERTDKNGDHRLSKAEYLPSVRLPAEKVLQNFQNMDANHDELLTYQELATSSSTNIDEFNLFLARDKDLDGFLSRDELGTHNSNNSTKDRLPQGMAAFDDDKDDKLSLREFRLAPIGASYITLRVFDRKDQNNDAQLSWDEFYAEPSPQLIGIAWELFQRYDRDQNGILNLDEFEFQVDYSKMNPQAAFILNDVDRDSHLSETEYLAKIAKATQPAARRDFHLVDFNHDGKLSKNEYRALPDLLPVEERGPVPDPVADLAAAARKTWQKIFKAADSSADGQLTYWEWPDSELEQQLPPLSRVEFKHWDANQDGRVSRKEADRLIQIAYGMHHTSAAPLRTPNGCVMYHSYITSADKDGDQRLSVNEYIRSIRKPVQEVFTMFRELDTDQDQQLTYRELAKSPLANIDELKFFQRHDTNLDGLLDAKELAKVNSNGATPGRIPQGMAAFDSDGDGRFSLAEFRFSPMGCCYVTMRVYGREDADHDGQLSWEEFYDEPSPLLIGLAWEQFQRFDRNQSGYLDLDEIEFRYDPTQIPADKYFTVIDADQNKTISFEEIFSEDKPDASNVVKSRDYEIRFTQAKRHFAQSDLNRDQELSREEYAQFHQAEHLAAQQLRDAKGFARPDRIEWLLPAVISVNAVLVLAILLFLVRRKFSRH; the protein is encoded by the coding sequence GTGACTTTATTATTAAAACCACAGAGCACCCGGCCAGCAAACGACGCGGCCCCAAATCGCTCGAACCGCCGTCGGTTTCTGCCTGTTCTGATACTGATCCTGACCAGCGTTTCTCCCCAGGCTCACGCTGCAACACCAGCGGAACGGTATGAAAAAATCGATACCAGCGGCGATGGTCACTTAACCCGGGACGAATTCACAGCCGGGATGCCCCAGTTGAAACCGGAACAGGCCGGGCAGGCATTCACCGTCAGTGACTTCGATCGTAATGAGCTACTCTCGCTGGAAGAATTCCAGACCGTGACCGGCGTCACACCACCAGGCGAACGGGCCGCGGTCCCCGATCCCGTGGCTCCGTTCGTGGCTGAAGCAAAACGCAAATGGGCCGCGATTCAGCAAGCCGCCGATGCCGACGGGGATGGACAACTCTCAAAGAAAGAATGGCCAACCGGGGAACTCAAACAACAGCTCCCGCCCCTGGCCGCTCTTAAATTTTCGATCTGGGACAAAGATCAGAATGGGCAGGTCACTTCCAGTGAAGCGGATCTGCTGCTCGACATTGCCTACGGAATGAAGCACATCGACGGTTCCCCGCTGCGGGCCGAGAACGGCTGGGTCATCTACCGTTCTTACCTGACCCGTACCGACAAAAACAACGACAGCCGGATCTCCAAAGAAGAATACATCCCCTCTATTCGCTGGCCGGAAGAAAAAGTGCTGGCACTGTTCAAGGAACTGGATGCCGATCAGAGCGACTATCTCTCAATTCCCGAACTGACAAAATCAACCACATCCTACATCGATGAAGTCGCCTTCTTCCTGAGAAGTGACACCGACCTGGATGGTTTTTTAAGCCGGGAAGAACTCTTGAAAATCGGTTTGAACAGTGCTTCCGCGGTTCGGTTGAATCATGCGTTCCCTGCCTTCGATGTCGACGGTGACGGCAAGTTCTCGATGAGTGAATTCCGTCTGGCCCCCATCGGCTGCTTTTATGTCACCCTGAGAATGTATACTCAGAAAGATCTGGACCACGACGCCCGGCTTTCCTGGGAGGAGTTCTACACGGAACCCGCGCCGCAGCTCATCGGCCTGGTCTGGGAACTCTTCCAGCGATTCGACCGGAACCAGAGTGGCATGCTGGAACTGAATGAATATGAGTTCGCGATCGATACCTCAAAGATCAAACCCGAGTTCGCGTTCTCCGCGTATGATAAAAACGGCGATGACCAGTTGACCTGGCAGGAACTCCTGCCGCTGGTTGCCGGTCTGAAACCCGAGCTGGCGAAACGGAATTTTCACGTCGTCGATTTTAACGGCAACGGTACCCTTTCACTTGCAGAGTATCAGGCTCTCCCCAGCCTGTTTCCCGGGCGAGATCGTGGCAGCGTTCCCGATCCATTCGCGGAGCTTGCCCAGGGTGCTCACCTGACCTGGCGGTCGATTCAATCCAAGGCTGACGTGAATAGTGATGGCCGATTGTCTCCCGCTGAATGGCCGCGTGCCGCATTGAAAGAACTGCTCCCGCCACTGGCAGAAATCAAATTTCAGAATTGGGATACAAATCGAAATGGCACCGTCTCTCCCGAAGAAGCCGCGCTGATGATCGACGTGGCCTACGGGATCAGGCACGTGGATGGCTTCCCGCTCCGCGCTGCCAACGGTCTGGTGCTCTATCGTTTTTACATTGAACGGACCGATAAAAACGGCGACCATCGCCTCTCCAAAGCAGAATACCTGCCCTCCGTCAGACTGCCCGCGGAAAAGGTCCTGCAGAACTTTCAGAACATGGATGCCAACCACGATGAACTCCTGACATACCAGGAACTCGCGACGTCTTCCTCGACGAACATCGATGAATTCAACCTGTTCCTCGCCCGGGATAAGGATCTGGACGGGTTCCTGAGTCGGGACGAACTGGGCACTCATAATTCCAACAACTCCACCAAAGACCGGCTGCCCCAGGGAATGGCGGCATTCGATGACGACAAAGACGACAAGCTCTCGCTACGGGAGTTCCGTCTGGCTCCGATTGGCGCGAGTTATATCACTCTGCGGGTTTTTGATCGCAAAGATCAGAACAATGATGCGCAACTCTCCTGGGACGAGTTCTATGCCGAACCGTCGCCCCAGCTGATTGGCATCGCCTGGGAACTGTTCCAACGCTACGACCGCGATCAGAATGGAATCCTGAACCTGGATGAGTTCGAGTTTCAGGTCGACTATTCCAAAATGAACCCCCAGGCCGCCTTCATCCTGAATGACGTGGACCGGGACAGCCACCTTTCAGAAACCGAGTATCTCGCCAAAATTGCGAAAGCCACCCAACCGGCTGCACGACGGGATTTCCACCTGGTTGACTTTAATCACGACGGTAAGCTCTCCAAAAACGAATACCGTGCCCTGCCCGATCTGCTGCCCGTAGAAGAACGAGGTCCCGTCCCGGATCCCGTCGCCGACCTGGCTGCCGCAGCCCGGAAAACCTGGCAAAAGATCTTCAAAGCCGCTGATTCCAGCGCCGACGGTCAGCTCACCTACTGGGAATGGCCCGACTCAGAACTCGAGCAGCAACTGCCGCCCCTTTCCCGGGTGGAATTCAAACACTGGGATGCCAACCAGGATGGCAGGGTCTCCCGTAAGGAAGCGGATCGTCTGATTCAAATTGCCTACGGCATGCACCACACGTCTGCCGCTCCACTCCGCACCCCCAATGGTTGTGTGATGTACCACTCCTATATCACCTCCGCAGACAAAGACGGCGATCAGCGTCTGTCAGTCAACGAGTATATTCGCTCGATCCGTAAACCGGTGCAGGAAGTGTTCACGATGTTTCGGGAACTGGACACAGACCAGGACCAGCAGTTGACTTACCGGGAGTTGGCAAAATCCCCCCTGGCCAACATTGATGAACTGAAATTCTTCCAGCGTCACGATACGAATCTGGACGGACTGCTGGATGCAAAAGAACTCGCGAAGGTCAACTCCAACGGCGCGACCCCGGGACGGATCCCCCAGGGGATGGCAGCCTTTGACAGCGACGGCGACGGACGCTTCTCTCTGGCAGAGTTTCGCTTCTCACCGATGGGCTGCTGCTACGTCACCATGCGCGTTTATGGTCGAGAGGATGCCGATCACGACGGACAGCTTTCCTGGGAAGAATTCTACGATGAACCATCGCCCCTGCTGATCGGCCTGGCCTGGGAACAGTTCCAACGGTTTGATCGCAATCAGAGTGGATACCTGGATCTGGACGAAATCGAATTCCGTTACGATCCGACACAGATTCCTGCAGACAAATATTTCACGGTCATCGACGCCGACCAGAATAAAACGATCAGCTTTGAAGAAATTTTTTCGGAAGACAAGCCGGATGCCAGTAACGTTGTGAAATCACGCGATTATGAAATCCGCTTCACGCAGGCCAAACGGCACTTTGCTCAGAGCGACCTGAATCGGGATCAAGAGCTCAGCAGAGAGGAATACGCTCAGTTCCATCAGGCCGAGCATCTGGCCGCCCAACAACTTCGCGACGCCAAAGGGTTCGCCAGACCGGACCGCATCGAATGGCTGTTACCAGCCGTCATCTCTGTGAACGCGGTCCTGGTACTGGCAATATTACTCTTCCTCGTCCGACGCAAATTCAGCAGACACTAA